Genomic DNA from Bacillota bacterium:
GTGGCTCTCCAGCATACCTTGAATCCGTAAGGGTTCGGAGATGATCTGGAGGAGATTCATCCGGGGATTCAAGGATGTGTAGGGGTCCTGGAAGATGATCTGTAGTTTCCTCCGCATCATCTTCAGGTCCTTGCCCTTTAGCGCCGTAATGTCCTGGCCCTTGTATAGGATTTCACCGGAAGTGGGTTCGATTAACCGCAAAAGAAGCCGTCCGGTGGTGGTCTTCCCGCAACCGGATTCACCCACTAAGCCCAGGATCTCTCCAGGATAGATTTGCAGATCTATATCATCCACAGCCCGCACTACGGCCTTACGAACGACACCTCGTCCCCGGGCCGGGAAGTGCTTCACCAGGTTTTTCGCTTCGACAATCGGTTGTGTCTGCATTTAAACCACCTCCGCGGCTGACTCCGATGTAAGCTTGTGGCATGCCACCATCTGCTTACCAAAGGAGCGCAGTGTGGGTTCCAACTTCTCGCATTCCTTATCAGCGATGGGACACCGCGGATGGAACACGCAACCCGAAGGCGGATTCAAAAGATCCGGCGGATGGCCAGGGATCGCCTTGATTTCCGTCTGCTCCGCCCGAATATGGGGGACAGCGGTGATCAAACCTTGGGTATAGGGGTGTAACGGCTTGGTAAACACCGATACCGTATCGCCCGTTTCCATGATCTTTCCAGCGTACATGATCATCACCTGATCACAGGTCTTGGCAATGATCGGCAGATCGTGGGAGATGAGGATCATGGACAGGGAGAACTTCTCCCGGAGTTCAATCAATGTCTGCATTACTTGAGCCCGTACCAGGGTGTCTAAAGCAGTGGTGGGCTCGTCGGCAATCACCAGGTCTGGCCGGCAGGCCAAAGCCATGGCAATAACCGCCCGCTGCTTCATGCCGCCACTGAACTCATGGGGGTATTCTTTGGCCCGGTGGGGACTAATTCCTACCATTTCCAGCAGTTCAGTGGTACGCTCGTAGGCTTCCTTGGCCGACTTTCCTTCGGTGTGGATAATGGATTCGGCAATTTGGTCACCAACCCGAATCACCGGATTTAGGGCGTTCATGGCGCCCTGGAAGACCATGGATATTCGCTTCCAGCGGATCTGATCGCGGAACTCCGGTTCAGACATATCCAGTAGGTTTTGTCCATCAAACTTGATGGAACCATCTACGAAGCGACCATTTTTCGGCAATAACCTCAGGATACTCAACCCTAAGCTACTCTTCCCACACCCCGATTCACCGGCGATCCCCAGAGTCCCCTGGACGGGAAGTTCAAAGCTGAGGCCATCGATAGCTTTCACAGCACCCTGTTGGGTCTGGTAATGCATTTTCAGGTCTTTAACTTCAAGCAGTGCCATTGTCACATCACCTCTCTTGGCGCCTGGGATCTAGGATTTCGTTCAGGGTATTGCCAATCAAGACAAAGGCTAGGGCCAAGAGCGTAATGGCAATACCAGGTGGCAGGATCCACCACCAGGCCAGCCGTGTAAAGGCACCGAAGCTCTGGGCGCTTTGCAGCATATTACCCCAAGTGGGTGTGCTGGGATCGCCAAAGCCCAAGAAGCTCAGCGTCGACTCAAACAAAATCGCGCTGGGAATGAGCAGTACCAAGGAGGCAAACACCAAGGGCAATACGTTGGGCAGAATATGGCGCCACATGATATAGGTCTTGGAGGCACCCGCGGCCCGGGCGGCTTCCACGAAGGTCTGCTCGCGCAAACTCAGGGTTTGGGATCGGACCAAACGTGCGGTGCTCATCCAGGAGAAGATGGCAATGAGTAGCACTGTGGTCCAGATATTCTTACCAAAGAACGCCGCTAGGATAATCAGGATCGGTAGCAACGGGACACTGAGCATGATGTCGGTTGCCCGCATCAAAAGCTCGTCCACCAGGCCACCCACATAACCGCTGACAATGCCAATGGTGGTACCCACGATTACCGAGATAAATGCAGCGGAAAGGCCAATTAAAAGCGCAAAGCGGGTACCGTAGGCCAACTGACTCCACAGGTCGCACCCTAAGTGGTCTACACCCAAGACACCGTGTACTTCACCGGGTACCCGGAAGCTCAAGGGAGCCAAATCGATGCTGGTGGCCCCACTGTCCTCGGTTTTGGCAACCCGGAGACGCAAGGTGTACTTACCCTCGGTGGTAAAGACATGTTTAGCAGGGTCCCCGAAGGGGCCTAATCCCAAGGCGGTCTTCACCCGCATATCCCGGGAGTCTACGGCGAACTTCCGAATCTCCATCGGGGATCTG
This window encodes:
- a CDS encoding ABC transporter ATP-binding protein; protein product: MTMALLEVKDLKMHYQTQQGAVKAIDGLSFELPVQGTLGIAGESGCGKSSLGLSILRLLPKNGRFVDGSIKFDGQNLLDMSEPEFRDQIRWKRISMVFQGAMNALNPVIRVGDQIAESIIHTEGKSAKEAYERTTELLEMVGISPHRAKEYPHEFSGGMKQRAVIAMALACRPDLVIADEPTTALDTLVRAQVMQTLIELREKFSLSMILISHDLPIIAKTCDQVMIMYAGKIMETGDTVSVFTKPLHPYTQGLITAVPHIRAEQTEIKAIPGHPPDLLNPPSGCVFHPRCPIADKECEKLEPTLRSFGKQMVACHKLTSESAAEVV
- a CDS encoding ABC transporter permease; protein product: MDFRSFVQQFRRSRSGMVGLGILVVFVLMALFAPLLTSYDPLKDMNLANRMAMPAWFRLFPKYRDALQGSAFNVSPNEWERSTDVEVEASTWHEEDVEYLRLELPPGEAEVLFTYAFDYPSNTASVFEIALHYGIPQLEAGSTTLAFSIVDPNGTEYNLWQSQTHRSPMEIRKFAVDSRDMRVKTALGLGPFGDPAKHVFTTEGKYTLRLRVAKTEDSGATSIDLAPLSFRVPGEVHGVLGVDHLGCDLWSQLAYGTRFALLIGLSAAFISVIVGTTIGIVSGYVGGLVDELLMRATDIMLSVPLLPILIILAAFFGKNIWTTVLLIAIFSWMSTARLVRSQTLSLREQTFVEAARAAGASKTYIMWRHILPNVLPLVFASLVLLIPSAILFESTLSFLGFGDPSTPTWGNMLQSAQSFGAFTRLAWWWILPPGIAITLLALAFVLIGNTLNEILDPRRQER